CCTGGTGCGGCAGCGCGGCACACGATTCCATCCCGGCGAGAACGTGGGGCAGGGCAGCGACGATACGCTGTTCGCCATGATCGAAGGCGTCGTCAAGTTCACGCGCTGGGGACGAAACCGCAAGCGCGTGCACATCGTGCCCGTGACCGCAGGCGAGACTGCTTAGCGTCGACCGTTCGTTCGAGACGTTCCGCGCCACGCCTCGCAAGCTGCGGCGTGGCGCTTTCGTTTGAGAGAAGCTCGGCAACCGACAAGGAGGATGCGGTGAAGCACAAGGTGGCAGTGATCGGAGCCGGCAACGTCGGGGCCAGCGCGGCGCTCTACGTCGCCGAGCGCGGGCTCGCCGACGTGACGCTGATCGACATCGTCGAAGGCATGCCCCAGGGCAAGGCGCTCGACATGCGTCAGGCCGCTCCCTTGTGGCACAAGGGCGGGGCGATCGAGGGCGCGAACGATCTGTCCGCGGTGAAGGGCGCCGGCCTGGTGATCATGACCGCGGGCTTCCCGCGCAAGCCCGGCATGTCGCGCACCGATCTTCTCAAGGCCAACGCCGACATCGTGCGCCCCGCCGCCGAGGCGGTGAAGAAGCACGCGCCGGACGCCTACGTGGTGGTGGTCACCAACCCGCTGGACGTGATGGCGCACCTGTTCTGGAAGGTGAGCGGGTTACCGAAGTCGCGAGTCATGGGCATGGCCGGCATCCTGGACTCTGCGCGCTTCCGCGCGTTCATCGCCATG
The genomic region above belongs to Candidatus Eisenbacteria bacterium and contains:
- the rpmA gene encoding 50S ribosomal protein L27 yields the protein MAHKKGQSSSKNGRESNAQRLGVKRFGGQLVNAGSILVRQRGTRFHPGENVGQGSDDTLFAMIEGVVKFTRWGRNRKRVHIVPVTAGETA
- the mdh gene encoding malate dehydrogenase, with the protein product MKHKVAVIGAGNVGASAALYVAERGLADVTLIDIVEGMPQGKALDMRQAAPLWHKGGAIEGANDLSAVKGAGLVIMTAGFPRKPGMSRTDLLKANADIVRPAAEAVKKHAPDAYVVVVTNPLDVMAHLFWKVSGLPKSRVMGMAGILDSARFRAFIAMELGISGADVQAMVLGGHGDSMVPLPRYTTVGGITVTELIPADRLSQIVQRTRDGGAEIVKLLKTGSAYYAPAMSAVEMAEAILTDQKRLVPCSVLLQGEYGMKDLFIGVPVVLGGKGVEKIIELDLGPEEMAALNKSGADVAAAIAELAGATV